Sequence from the Corallococcus sp. EGB genome:
AGTTGGCACGTCCCGTCCTACTTGCTTCTGGGGGAGCCCCTATTTTATGGGAAATTCGAAAACAGTGGCGTTTTTGCATCATCCATTCGTGTTGGAAGGGATTCTCGGCCGATTGTGGCATGGATGCAGCATGGCTTGGTTCATGTGAGAGGTTGGACGGGCGAACATTGGGATTCCCTTGGCGGCCCCTTGAATGGTGATCCGAGTGGTGTGGCATGGACAAGCGTCTTGGATATAGACTCCGAAGGACGTCCTCTCGTTGCCTGGATTGAAACAGAGTTGGATAATTCCAATCGTCTTTATGTCCGGCGATGGACCGGCCTGACTTGGGAGTCCATGGGAAGCTTCTTGGTTCCAACCTTGAATCAGGGGCGCATGAACTGGCTGCAAGTCAATGCAACGATAGGGCAGGCTCCGGTCGTCGCCTGGATTGAAGATAGTTCGACTCAGTATCAAATGGTTTTCCGCCAATGGAACGGGACAGGATGGGAGTCACGAATAGCGCCACTCCCTCTGCAGAAGGAGCGGCGGCTATTTAGCTATGACTATACGTCCTTCGAGTTGGATGCGATGGGGAAGCCTGTTGTTGTATATAGTGAGTGGCAATCGAGTGCGTATGTGGGGCGGGTTTGGCGGTGGTCAGGGGGCGCATGGGAAGATATTTCGCCAAACACCAAAGATGTTGTGTGGGTTCATGCCATTGATGCCAGCGGTGATGTGCTTGTGGGGGTGAGGACCCTTGTGGGTGGCGTCTGGCGAACGATGGTCAAGAAATATGTTGGTGGTGGTTGGTTGTCCTTGGGAGAGCCCCTTGAGAGCATCCCGGGCGGTAATGATGAGATACCTGTCGAGTCCATCGCCTTGGACTCACAAGGTCGGCCAGTGGTGTTCATCAGCGAGTTGCTATCGGATTCTGATCCGCTTTCTCGTGTAGGTCAGGCGTGGCGATGGAATGGAAGCCGCTGGGAAGCCATAGGAGGTGTCCTCACTGCGCTCCCAGGCAAGTTCATCCACGGACGCCCGTCCTTCGCGTTGACGGCTGACGATGTGCCTATCGTTGCGTGGACGGAGCAGTTTTATCCTGCCGAATCCCATGTTTTTTCGGCCATTCACGTCTTCCGCCCCAACGACTGAAACCGGCACACCTGGGGGCGGATGTAGCCCCCACCCCCAGTCCCTCCGCGCACCTACACTGTCGTCCGCTGTGCCCCTGTCGCACAGCGGACACAGGACCTACCCTGGAAGCCGTCCAGGGAAATCTGGCGAGAACGGGCGCTTTTTGCTGGACGTGCTTAGATTCACTCCGCCCCTCCCGTGCATGCGAGGCCTCTGCTCCATGAAGAACGCGGTCCTGACATCTCCAGAGGGTGAGCCAACCGCGAGCGGTGGGCCCGCTCCCGTGAACTCCAAGCAGCGCGTCCTCGTCGTCGACGACTTCGACGACGCCCGCGAGATGTACGCCGAATACCTGGAATTCTGCGGGTTTGAGGTGGACACCGCCAAGAACGGCCTGGAGGCCGTGGAGAAGGCCCAGGAGGGTGAGCCGGACATCATCCTCATGGACCTGTCCCTCCCCGTCATGGATGGCTGGGAGGCGACGCGGCGCATCAAGCAGGACACCCGCACCCGCGACATCCCCGTGATGGCCCTCACCGGCCACGTGCTCGCCGGCAACGCCGAGCACGCCCTGTCCGTGGGCGCCGACGAGTTCGTCGCCAAGCCCTGCCTGCCCCAGGACCTGGAGAACAAGATCCGCAACATGCTCAAACCCAGCAAGGCGAAGCCGCGCTCGGGTCAGGAGTAACCCAGGCTGTGGCCCGGCAGTGTCCAGGGGTGGACACTCGGGTGCGGCACCCTGCGCCGGGTGGGGCTCCCGCGGGCCCCCGGGTTGACCCCTGGACGCGGGAAACGTAGGCAATCCTGGTGGGCTCTCCCGCCTCGTCCCCTCCACCCGACGCGTGGACTCCTCCCGAGGAGTTCGATGAGTACCGCATCGTGCGGCCGCTCGGACGGGGGCGTACGGGCCGGGTGTACCTGGCGCACGACACGCTCCTGGAGCGCCCGGTCGCGGTGAAGTTCATCCCGGCGCTGGGCTCCAACGCGCTGGCGCGCTTCCTGGTGGAGGCCCGCGCCGCGGCCCGCATCCAGCACCCCAACGTCGTCACCTTGTACCGGGTGGGACAGCTGGAGGAGCAGCCGTACCTCATCTCGGAGTTCATCCGGGGCGTCAGCCTGGATCGGCTGGCCCGGCCGGTGCCCTGGGAGCGCGCGCTGGGCATCGGGCGGGACCTGGCCCGGGGGCTGGGCGCCGCGCACCGCCGGGGCGTGCTCCACCGCGACATCAAGCCGGGCAACGCCGTCCTCACGGAGAGCGGCGAGGTGAAGCTGCTCGACTTCGGTCTGGCCAAGCTGCTCGACCGCGCCGAGGCCGGCGAGCCCGCTCCGGCGCGCGCGCCGCTGCCGCCGCCGGAGCTGCCCTCGGACTGGGACCCCGAGTCCAGCCCCGCCCTGGGGGCGCGCTCGCTGGATGGCGTCTTCCTGCCCTCGCTGCCGCGCGGCGCGCTGGTGGGCACGCCCTACTACATGTCCCCGGAGGCCTGGGCCGGCGAGGAGCTCACCGCCCGCAGCGACGTGTACTCGCTGGGCGTCGTGCTCTACGAGCTGTGCGCGGGCAGGGGCCCCTTCCGCGACGTGCCCTGGCGCGAGCTGTCCGAGGCTGTGCGCACCCGCGACGTGCGCCCCCTCCTGGAGGTGGCCCCGTCGGTGGACCCGGGCTTCGCCGCCGCCATCGACAAGTGCCTCCAGCGAGATCCGGCCCAGCGCCACGCGTCCGCCGCGCAGCTGCTCGACGCGCTGGAGGCGCTCACGCGCGAGGAGACGCCGACCGCCGTTCCGGAAGGCAATCCGTACCGCGGCCTCCAGGCCTTCGAGGCCGAGCACCGCGCCCTCTTCTTTGGCCGACGCCGAGAGCAGCGCGCCGTGCTGGAGCGGCTCAAGGCGGAGGCCTTCCTGCTGATGACGGGCGACTCCGGCGTGGGCAAGTCGTCCCTGTGCCTCGCGGGCATCCTCCCCGCCGTGGCGGACGGCGCGCTGGAGGACGGCCGGCGCTGGCGCACCGTGCGGCTGGTGCCCGGGCGCAGGCCCGTGTCCGCGCTGGCCGTGGCGCTCGCGCCGGTGCTGGAGGTGGACGAGGCGCCGCTCGCGGAGACGCTGCGCCAGGACCCCACGTCGCTCGGCCGCCGGCTGCGCGCGAAGCTGGGCACGCAGGGCGGGCTGCTCGTCTACATGGACCAGCTGGAGGAGCTGGTCACGCTGTCCCCGCCGGAGGAGGCCGCGCTCGCGGGCGCCGCGCTGGGGTCGCTCACGGAGGCCGCGGGGGGCTTGAGGCTGCTCGCCACCGGCCGCAGCGACTTCCTCACCCGCCTCACCGCCGTGCCCGGCCTGGGCCCGGAGGTGCCGCACGCGCTGTACCTCCTGCGCGCGCTCACCCCGGAGGAGACGCGCGAGGCCATCGTCGGCCCCGCCCGCGTGAAGGGCGTGCGCTTCGAGTCCGAGGCCGTGGTGGACGCGCTCGTCGCCTCCACGGCGGCGTCCGACGGCGGCCTGCCGCTGCTCCAGTTCGCGCTCGCGGAGCTGTGGGACGCGCGCGACGAGTCCCGGGGCGTGATGACCCAGGCGGCGCTGGACTCGCTGGGCGGTGTGTCCGGCGCGCTCGCCCGGCATGCCGACGCCGCGGTGGCGCGGCTGCTGCCGGATCAGCGCTCGGCGGCGCGCGGGGTGATGCTGCGCCTGGTGACGGCGGACGGCACCCGCGCTCGCAAGACGGACCGCGAGCTCGTGGGCGACGACCCCCGCTACCGCGCCGCGCTCGAGGCCCTGGTGCGCGCGCGCCTGCTCGTGGCCCGCGAAGGGGAGGGCGGCACCGCGTACGAGCTGGCCCACGAGGCGCTGCTCACCGGGTGGGCCACGCTGGCGCGCTGGCTGGTGGAGGCGGGCGAGCGCCGCGAGGTGCAGGCCCGGCTGGAGGCCGCCGCCGCGCAGTGGGAGCGCCTGGGCCACGCGCGCGAGTCGCTCTGGGGCCCGCGCCAGTTGGCGGAGACCGCGCTCCTGGAGCCCTCCGAGCTCACCCAGCGCGAGCAGTCCTTCCTCAGCACCTCGCGCCGCACCGGGGTGCGCAGCCGCCGGCTGAAGGTGGGCCTGGCGCTGGGCTTCCTCGCGTCGCTGGGGCTCGTGTACGCGGGCCTCCAGTGGCGCGACCGCCGCATCCTCGACGCGCGCGTGCGCGGCGAGCTGGCCGCGGCGGGGCTGGAGCTGGACTCCGTGCGCCATGAACGCGACGCGCTCCAGGCCGAGCGCGCGGAGGCCTTCCAGCTCTACGACACCGGCCACAAGGCGGACGGCGACCGGAGCTGGGCGAAGGTGGCTGGACACGCCGGACAGCTGTCCCACCACTTCGACGCCGTGGCGGACCGGCTGGAGCGCGCGCTGGCGCTGGCCCCCACCCGCACCGACGTGCGCGACGCGCTGGCGGACTTCCTCTACGAGCGCGCCCTGTGGGCCGAAAGCGAGCGTGAGCCCGTGCTGCCCGCGCTGCTCCAGCGCCTGCGCCTCTACGACACCGACGGCGTGCGCTGGAGCCGCTGGAACATGCCCGCGCACCTGACCCTCCAGGTGGACGCGCCCGGGGCCTCCGCGGAGCTGCGCCCCGTGTCGCGCGAGGCCACGGGGCCGGAGGCCGTGGGCGAGCCCCTGCCTTCCCCGGGCGCGCTCCCGTGGACCGGCCTCAGCGTGCCTCCGGGAGGCTACCAGCTCACCGTGCGCGCCCCGGGCTACGAGGAGTCGGTGCAGCCGCTGCTCCTGACGCGCGGGGAGTCGCGGCACGTCGTCCTGCCGCTCGTCCGAGCAGGGGCGCTCCCGCCGGGGTTCGTGTACGTGCCTCCGGGGGACGTGCGCTTCGGCAGCGCCGCCGAGTCCAGCGTGCGCGACTTCTTCAACGCCACCCCGCTGCACACGGTGCCCGTGCAGGGCTTCCTCATCGCCCGCCACGAGACGACGTACGCGGACTGGCTCCAATTCCTCGCGGCCCTGTCCCCGGAGCAGCGCGCCGCGCGCCAGCCCCGCGTGGGCACGGGCGGCTACGCCGGTGGCCTGGCGCTGGAGCCGGACGGCACCGGCTGGCGGCTGCGCTTCCAACCCGGCGGCGTGCGCTACACGGCGCGGACGGGCGAGCCCGTGCGGTACGCCCGGCGCTCGCAGCGCACGGAGCAGGACTGGCGCCAGTTCCCCGTCAGCGGCATCAGCTTCGCGGACGCGGAGGCCTACGTGACGTGGCTGTCCACGTCCGGCCGGGTGCCGGGGGCGCGGCTGTGCTCGGAGCTGGAGTGGGAGCGCGCCGCGCGCGGCGTGGACGGCCGCGAGTACCCCCACGGCAACCGGCTGGGCGCGGACGAAGCCAACGTGGACATCACCTACGGCAAGGACCCCGGCGGCTTCGGCCCGGACGTCGTGGGCAGCCACCCCGCGTCCCGCAGCCCCTTCGGCGCGGACGACATGGCCGGCAACGTGTGGGAGTGGACCCGCTCGTGGCTGGAGCCCGGCCGGCCCGTGGCCCGCGGGGGCAGCTTCACCTTCAACGTGACGAGCGCGCGGTCCTCCAACCGCGAGCTGCCCGAGGCCTCACTGCGCGACGTCACCGTGGGCCTGCGCGTCTGCGCGGACGCGCCCGTGACCGGCGGTTGAGCACCACCGGACACTGAAACCCCCGGGAACCGCTGGCCTCGCCCTGGGGGCCCTCCCAACTGGAAGCCACTGGACGCTGCAAGTGCCCGGACGGGCCTGTCGCGGTTGCCGCTCCCACCCCCCGGACAGACCTTGTGCCGGGTAACGCGGTGCGGGTCGGGGTCGGGGCAGGGAAGGGGCATCCAGATGAGGACGTTGCAGCGAGTGGTCGCGGCGTGTCTCGCCGTCGTGGCGGTGGGCTGTGGCACGGAATCGTCGGAGCCCGAGGCTCCCTCCCTGCGCACGCAGGTGGCGGAGCTCGTGTCTCCCAATGGGCGCAACCTCAATGGACGCAACCTCAACGGCCGCAACCTGAACAACAGCGAGCTGGGCGGCATGCTGGTGTCCGTGGCGTACGCGGGCGCGCACTCCGCCTTCGGCAGGCCGCTGACCAATGTGCGGCTGCAGGGCTCGGCCTTCGAGGGCACGGAAGGCACCACCCCCGTGTCGGGCGAGGCCTTCGTCGGGGCGCGCTTCGTCGGCAAGCTGGGCGACGGAAGCACCCTGCCGCTGCGCGTGGACAGCATCACCCAGGGCAGCGGCGCCGACAGCGACCTGTGGTCCTACCAGGTCTCCTACCAGGGCTCCGACGGCAGCTGGCGCCCCGTGTGCCAGGACGCCAACGGCGGGGCGCTCTCCGCCATCGCCGTGGCCGGCCGCTGGAACTACCTCCAGGGGGTCGCGGGGGGCGGCGAGAAGATTGAAGACGCCACCGCCTTCACCTTCGCCTGCGAGGGCGCCGCCATCGCGAAGTGCATGCACTTCGGCTACAAGCCCTGGGCCACCGCCGCCAACGGCGAGAGCCTCGCGGGCCACCACCAGGCCTGCACCCGCATGGTGCGCGCGGACTTCTGCGGCGACGGCGCGTCGCACACCGTGGACGGCCAGTGGGTCAACCTCTACGACGGCGTGGGCGTCCAGGCGGACACCGAGTCCTGGAGCGTGGAGGCCGAGTGGAACGAGTCCGGCGCGCGCTGCTTCACCTCGGAGACCCGCGCCCACGCGCCCGTGACGTGCTCGGGCCTCAACCCCATCCCCGACTGTGGTGACACCAGCCACTTCGAGTCCGGCACCCGCCTCATCAGCGAGTCGCCCTACGGGGCCGGCGGCCTGTAGCCTGACAGGTTACAGCAATCCCAGACTTGTAACTGATTACGTTACAATATCTGGAAGTCGATAAAAGTCAGTGTTTCGTGTTATGAGAGCGCACCGTTCGCCTCCGCGTCGCAAGGACCGGAGGGGGATGGGGCGCTTTCCGCATTCACGGTGGGGGACGGGCCCGGGGGGGCCGGGAGCCCGCGCACGGTGAAGGGAGGGTGCCCCATCGCGAGGCTGTCGTCGCGGTCACCCCCGTCGTGAGTGGAGCACACCCATGAAGCCCGTGCTGTCTTCGCTGTGGATGCATTCCCGGAGGCGTCTGCCGTTCGCGCTGCTGGCCTCGTCGCTGGCGGTGGGCTGTGGCCAGCCCGCTGAACCGTCCGAAGCCCCAGCGCCTTCCGCGCCCCAGGCGGAGTCCGCCGCCCGGGCCGTGGAGCCGTCCGGCAACCTGGAGGCGGCGCTGAACACGGCGGCGAACGAGGAGGAGGACGCGATCCCCGAGCGCCCGGTGGTGGAGTCCCTGTTCGCCATCCCGCAGGGCCCGGCCAGCAACGCCACGGCGGCCGTGTTCGAGCTGAAGCTGGACGCGAAGCGCGAGCAGAACGAGCAGTTCCGCGGCAAGACGCTGACGATGCTGGACGGCACCCAGCAGCTGCTCTTCCGCGACGACGGACAGGGCGGTGACGAGGTGGCGGGGGACCTGCTCTTCGTCGCCACCGGCACCTTCGACTTCGTGGCGCTCCAGGCGGAGCAGCAGCGCATCGCGCAGGCGCAGTCCCAGTCGCAGGAGCCGCTGACGACGGCGGTGTTCGAGGGCCGCGAGCTGGTGCGCACCGTCCCGGTGGCGGCGCTGTCCACCCAGTTCCCGGTGGGCCAGCGCGTGCCCATCCGCCCCATTGGCCTGGCGACGCTGGTGGATCCGGCGCGCTCGCTCATCATCCGTGCGCCGTCCGTGGTGAATGACCTGGGCCGCACGTGGGACCCGTGCACCAATGCGGGCAACCCGAACGGCAAGTGGACGTTCAACTACCTGATGACGGAGATGGCCAACCAGCCGTTCACCGGCGTGGCTCCGTCCACCTTCGTGCGCGAGTGGCTGCGGCAGTGGGAGGCCGCGAAGACCGTCAACGGCTTCACCACCCCGCCGCGCACCAGCATCGTGACCAAGCTCATCAACCCGTGGCCGAAGGTGGGCGGCGCGCTGGACCTGGCGAAGTCGCCCTTCAAGCTGGTGGCCATCGTCAACCGGCTGGACCTGGCGGGCAACAACCCTGCGTACGGCAGCGGGCGCGCGGGCGAGGGGCGCTTCATCTTCGCCGCCACCGAGGGCACGGGCTCCGCGTGCCACACGGTGCCCTTCCTGGTCATCCTGGAGTACGGGGTGGACAAGAACGACTGCGTGTCCATCAAGACGTACGCGCAGCAGTGGCAGGCCCTGTCGTCGATGACGCTGGGCAGCGCCACGTACAACGCGGCGCTGGAGAACCTCACCGAGCAGTTCGCGAAGCGCGACCTGTCCCCGCGCAAGCCCAACCGCAGCTCCATCAACCAGGTGCGCACCAACGAGAACTGGCTGCAGACGTCGCCCTGGGAGCTGAGGGAGTTCCGCCTCTGGAACAGCTCCATCAACCCGGCGTCGTTCGCCGCGCCGGGCCCGGTGCTGGGGCTGCTCAACAGCCACACCGTGGCCCAGACGCCGGACCGCGCGACGAAGAACACCCTGTTCCCGTCCTACGTGAACGCCAACGTGCCGCCCATCGTCGCGGTGCCGCCCACGTACACCGTCCCGCTCTCGTGGAGCACGGGCCCGTTCCGGGGCGGCCGCGCCATCGTGACGTCGACCTTCGCCAGCCCCAGCAGCCCTCCGTTCTGGAGCCAGCCCGCGGCGACCATCCCCAACCGCCAGGCCCGCCATGTCTTCTCGCTCAACACCTGCGACGGCTGCCACGGTGATGAGATTGGAACGCCCTTCACCCACGTGAACCAGGCGGGCGGCCTGTCGCCCTTCCTGAGCGGCGTGCTCACCGTGCCGGACCGCGCGGACGGCGCGCCCACGCGCACCTTCAACGAGGTGCTCGGGCGCCAGACGTTCCTGGACCAGGTGGCGAACCAGAGCTGCCTGACGCTGTCGTTCCTCAGCTCCAGCGCGGCGGTCCACTAGCTTCGTCGCGCATCGTCCCGGCAGCCTCCGTCCCCGCGCGTGGGGCGGAGGCCGTCGTCTTTCAGGACGCCGTGGGCATGGCTCCCCGCCTGTCCGGGGGACGGGCCGGGCGTGCGTCCTGGATTCACGGCCAATACGGGGGCGACTTCCCCGGCCGGGGAGGCGGCACCACGTTTACCCGGCTCCGGGGAGGCCCCCGGGTTGGACCTTGGGACTCCAGGGACCGGGGAGGCTGGCCGTGGAACGCACCGAAGAGACAACGGGCCGTCGTGCCCGGCGCGCGGGGAGGAGGCTGGGCGCCGTGTGGGCCGTCGTCTGGTTGGCCGGCGCCTGCGCACGGCGCTCCGAGGACGCCGCCGCCCCCACGACGCCCGCCGTGGTGTCGCTGGGGCCGGAGAACGTGGTGCGCGTGGCGCCGATGAAGCTGGAGACCGGCCCCGTCATCTCCGGGACGTTGCAGGCGCGGCGGCTGGCCAGCGTCCGCGCGGAGGTGGGGGGCAGCATCCTGGACGTGATGGCGGACCAGGGGCAGACGGTGAAGGAGGGGCAGCTGCTGGCGCGCGTGGAGGAGGGCACGCTGCGCGAGCAGGTGCAGGCGGCCAGCTCCACGGTGCGCGTGGCGCGCAATGCCTTGCAGGTGGCCAAGGGGGATGAGCAGCGCAATCAAATCCTCGTCAAGAAGGGCGTCATCACCCGCCGCGACTTCGAGCGCACGCAGCTCGCTCGGACGCAGGCGGAAGGACAGCTGGCGGACGCGCAGGCGCGGCTGAAGCTGGCGCAGGACCAGCTGGAGCGCACGAAGGTGACCGCGCCCTTCAATGGCGTGGTGAGCGAGCGGCAGGTGCACGCGGGCGACATCGTCCAGCCGGGCGCGCCCCTGTTCACGGTGGTGGATCCCGCCACGCTGCGGCTGGAGGCCTCCGTGCCCGCGGCGCAGCTGGGCCAGGTGCAGGTGGGCACGACCGTGGACTTCCGAGTGAACGGCTACGTGGGCCGCGCCTTCCGGGGACAGGTGGAGCGCATCAACCCGGCGGTGGACCCCGCCACGGGGCAGGTGCGCATCTACGTGAGCATCCCCAACACCGAACAGGTGCTCCTGGCCGGCCTGTTCGCCGAGGGGCGCGTGGCGTCCCAGTCGAAGGAGGCGCTGGCGGTGCCGGTGGACTCGCTGGACACGCGCCAGGAGCCGCCCACCGTGCAGCGCATCTCCAACGGCAAGGTGGAGGAGGTGGCGGTGACGGTGGGGCTGCGGGACGACGTGGCGCAGACCGTGGAGGTGACGTCGGGGTTGAAGGCCGGGGACGTGGTGCTGCTCGGATCCGCGCGCGACCTGACGAACGGCACGCCGGTGAAGCTCACCGCCGCGCCGGAAGGCCCGAAGAAGCAGCGGCCCGCGGCTCCGCCGGAGGCCCAACAGGGCGTGGGCGGCGCGGGCAATACCTCCGGCGCGCCCGCGCGGGCACCGGCGGCGGCCGGGGCTCGCACGCCCCCGGCCCAGGCTCCCGCGAAGTAGCTCCAGGCGCCTCCACACCTTGAAGAAGCACCGCAGGAGTCGTCCGTGTTCATCTCCGACTTCGCCATCAAGCGCCCCATCATCACCATCACGGCGATGGTGGCGCTCGTCGTGTTCGGCATCGTCGCCCTCATCAACCTGGAGACGGACGAGTTCCCGGACATTCAGCAGCCGGTCATCAACGTCACCATCGCGTACCCAGGGGCATCACCGGACACGGTGGAGCGTGAGATCGTGGAGCCCATCGAGGACGCCATCTTCGCCATCTCCGGCGTGGACGGGAAGAAGACGACGTCCAGCTCCACGGACAGCCTGGCGAACTTCACGGTCTTCTTCGACTTCGAGAAGGACATCCAGGAGGCGTCCCAGGACATCCGCGACGCCATCTCCAGCAAGCGCGCGGACCTGCCGCAGGAGATGGAGGAGCCCATCCTCACGCGCTTCGACCCGTCGGACCAGCCCATCGTGTCGCTGGTGCTGACGTCGGACACGCTGGACGTGCCCGCGCTGTCGCTCATCGCGGATCCGATGGTGGTGGGCGACCTTCGCTCGGTGCCGGGCGTGGCGCAGGCCACGGTGGTGGGCGGCGTGGACCGGGAGCTGACGGTGCAGGTGCGGCCCGCCGCGCTCCAGGCGGCGGGGCTGTCGGTGGCGCAGGTGGTGGCGGCGCTCCAGGCGCAGAACCTGGCGGCGCCGGTGGGCCGGCTCAACACGGAGCTGCAGGAGCGCACCATCCGGCTCAAGGGCCGCCTGGAGACGCCGGAGGACTTCGCGCAGGTGCCCATCGCGGAGCGCAACGGACGCACGCTGCGGCTGGGGGAGGTCGCGAACGTCTTCGCCGGCACCGAGGAGCCGCGCACCCTGTCGCTCTACAACGGCGCGCAGGCGGTGGGCATCGAGGTCATCAAGGCCAAGGGCCA
This genomic interval carries:
- a CDS encoding Ig-like domain-containing protein, with the translated sequence MEIPTLESPRLTDGGSETETSVRIDWVSPETNSYTNSHVLIRVDVAGSKPERLELLVDGVVVAPLSASSELQFETWTLSEGPHAFTVRAILGTHTFVSSERSINVDRTRPKIIDQTPLSGAFQVLVDAAIQATFSEPLRRESVSGQSIHLQMDSGDLAADIVLSEDGKVLTLVPGTPLPVGKLFSVVIDPAVTDLAGNPLDSLSQKWSWHVPSYLLLGEPLFYGKFENSGVFASSIRVGRDSRPIVAWMQHGLVHVRGWTGEHWDSLGGPLNGDPSGVAWTSVLDIDSEGRPLVAWIETELDNSNRLYVRRWTGLTWESMGSFLVPTLNQGRMNWLQVNATIGQAPVVAWIEDSSTQYQMVFRQWNGTGWESRIAPLPLQKERRLFSYDYTSFELDAMGKPVVVYSEWQSSAYVGRVWRWSGGAWEDISPNTKDVVWVHAIDASGDVLVGVRTLVGGVWRTMVKKYVGGGWLSLGEPLESIPGGNDEIPVESIALDSQGRPVVFISELLSDSDPLSRVGQAWRWNGSRWEAIGGVLTALPGKFIHGRPSFALTADDVPIVAWTEQFYPAESHVFSAIHVFRPND
- a CDS encoding response regulator; the protein is MKNAVLTSPEGEPTASGGPAPVNSKQRVLVVDDFDDAREMYAEYLEFCGFEVDTAKNGLEAVEKAQEGEPDIILMDLSLPVMDGWEATRRIKQDTRTRDIPVMALTGHVLAGNAEHALSVGADEFVAKPCLPQDLENKIRNMLKPSKAKPRSGQE
- a CDS encoding SUMF1/EgtB/PvdO family nonheme iron enzyme codes for the protein MGSPASSPPPDAWTPPEEFDEYRIVRPLGRGRTGRVYLAHDTLLERPVAVKFIPALGSNALARFLVEARAAARIQHPNVVTLYRVGQLEEQPYLISEFIRGVSLDRLARPVPWERALGIGRDLARGLGAAHRRGVLHRDIKPGNAVLTESGEVKLLDFGLAKLLDRAEAGEPAPARAPLPPPELPSDWDPESSPALGARSLDGVFLPSLPRGALVGTPYYMSPEAWAGEELTARSDVYSLGVVLYELCAGRGPFRDVPWRELSEAVRTRDVRPLLEVAPSVDPGFAAAIDKCLQRDPAQRHASAAQLLDALEALTREETPTAVPEGNPYRGLQAFEAEHRALFFGRRREQRAVLERLKAEAFLLMTGDSGVGKSSLCLAGILPAVADGALEDGRRWRTVRLVPGRRPVSALAVALAPVLEVDEAPLAETLRQDPTSLGRRLRAKLGTQGGLLVYMDQLEELVTLSPPEEAALAGAALGSLTEAAGGLRLLATGRSDFLTRLTAVPGLGPEVPHALYLLRALTPEETREAIVGPARVKGVRFESEAVVDALVASTAASDGGLPLLQFALAELWDARDESRGVMTQAALDSLGGVSGALARHADAAVARLLPDQRSAARGVMLRLVTADGTRARKTDRELVGDDPRYRAALEALVRARLLVAREGEGGTAYELAHEALLTGWATLARWLVEAGERREVQARLEAAAAQWERLGHARESLWGPRQLAETALLEPSELTQREQSFLSTSRRTGVRSRRLKVGLALGFLASLGLVYAGLQWRDRRILDARVRGELAAAGLELDSVRHERDALQAERAEAFQLYDTGHKADGDRSWAKVAGHAGQLSHHFDAVADRLERALALAPTRTDVRDALADFLYERALWAESEREPVLPALLQRLRLYDTDGVRWSRWNMPAHLTLQVDAPGASAELRPVSREATGPEAVGEPLPSPGALPWTGLSVPPGGYQLTVRAPGYEESVQPLLLTRGESRHVVLPLVRAGALPPGFVYVPPGDVRFGSAAESSVRDFFNATPLHTVPVQGFLIARHETTYADWLQFLAALSPEQRAARQPRVGTGGYAGGLALEPDGTGWRLRFQPGGVRYTARTGEPVRYARRSQRTEQDWRQFPVSGISFADAEAYVTWLSTSGRVPGARLCSELEWERAARGVDGREYPHGNRLGADEANVDITYGKDPGGFGPDVVGSHPASRSPFGADDMAGNVWEWTRSWLEPGRPVARGGSFTFNVTSARSSNRELPEASLRDVTVGLRVCADAPVTGG
- a CDS encoding ADYC domain-containing protein; the protein is MRTLQRVVAACLAVVAVGCGTESSEPEAPSLRTQVAELVSPNGRNLNGRNLNGRNLNNSELGGMLVSVAYAGAHSAFGRPLTNVRLQGSAFEGTEGTTPVSGEAFVGARFVGKLGDGSTLPLRVDSITQGSGADSDLWSYQVSYQGSDGSWRPVCQDANGGALSAIAVAGRWNYLQGVAGGGEKIEDATAFTFACEGAAIAKCMHFGYKPWATAANGESLAGHHQACTRMVRADFCGDGASHTVDGQWVNLYDGVGVQADTESWSVEAEWNESGARCFTSETRAHAPVTCSGLNPIPDCGDTSHFESGTRLISESPYGAGGL
- a CDS encoding efflux RND transporter periplasmic adaptor subunit yields the protein MERTEETTGRRARRAGRRLGAVWAVVWLAGACARRSEDAAAPTTPAVVSLGPENVVRVAPMKLETGPVISGTLQARRLASVRAEVGGSILDVMADQGQTVKEGQLLARVEEGTLREQVQAASSTVRVARNALQVAKGDEQRNQILVKKGVITRRDFERTQLARTQAEGQLADAQARLKLAQDQLERTKVTAPFNGVVSERQVHAGDIVQPGAPLFTVVDPATLRLEASVPAAQLGQVQVGTTVDFRVNGYVGRAFRGQVERINPAVDPATGQVRIYVSIPNTEQVLLAGLFAEGRVASQSKEALAVPVDSLDTRQEPPTVQRISNGKVEEVAVTVGLRDDVAQTVEVTSGLKAGDVVLLGSARDLTNGTPVKLTAAPEGPKKQRPAAPPEAQQGVGGAGNTSGAPARAPAAAGARTPPAQAPAK